Proteins from a single region of Ziziphus jujuba cultivar Dongzao chromosome 1, ASM3175591v1:
- the LOC107434821 gene encoding heme oxygenase 1, chloroplastic, which produces MASLAPISQSQSLLNNTHFQTPPPQSLPGPNLGSEFLTKRGSVRFRTRRRGFPGLPMKSAARVVVVSATTAEKPKKRYPGEAKGFVEEMRFVAMRLHTKDQAKEGEKEVKEPEERPVAKWEPTVDGYLRFLVDSKLVYDTLEGIIEKAAFPSYVEFRNTGLERSGKLAKDLEWFKEQGHVIPEPSGPGITYAEYLKEISEKDPQAFICHFYNIYFAHTAGGRMIGKKVAEKILNKKELEFYKWDGDLSQLLQNVRDKLNKVAESWTREEKNHCLEETEKSFKHSGDILRLILS; this is translated from the exons atGGCTTCTCTTGCCCCAATTTCTCAATCTCAGTCCCTTCTCAACAATACCCACTTCCAAACACCCCCACCTCAGTCTCTTCCGGGACCCAATTTGGGTTCTGAATTCTTGACCAAGAGGGGCTCTGTTCGTTTCCGAACCCGTCGTCGTGGTTTTCCTGGATTGCCCATGAAGTCTGCTGCGCGTGTTGTTGTTGTTTCGGCTACCACTGCCGAGAAGCCGAAGAAACGTTATCCGGGTGAGGCAAAAGGGTTCGTGGAGGAGATGAGGTTCGTGGCTATGAGATTGCATACAAAAGACCAGGCTaaagaaggggaaaaagaaGTCAAAGAGCCCGAGGAGAGACCAGTGGCTAAATGGGAACCAACCGTTGATGGGTATCTGAGGTTCCTTGTGGATAGCAAACTGGTGTATGATACGCTGGAGGGGATCATTGAAAAAGCGGCTTTTCCTTCTT ATGTTGAGTTCAGAAATACAGGATTGGAAAGGTCTGGGAAATTGGCAAAAGATTTGGAGTGGTTTAAGGAGCAAGGCCATGTCATACCAGAACCATCTGGGCCTGGGATTACCTATGCGGAGTATCTTAAGGAAATATCAGAGAAGGATCCTCAAGCATTTATTTGCCATTTCTACAACATATACTTTGCTCATACGGCTGGTGGTAGAATGATAGGGAAAAAG GTGGCTGAAAAAATTCTAAACAAGAAGGAGCTGGAATTTTATAAATGGGATGGAGATCTTTCCCAACTGTTGCAGAATGTAAGAGATAAGCTGAATAAAGTTGCTGAG AGCTGGACGAGGGAGGAGAAAAACCATTGTTTGGAAGAGACAGAGAAATCATTCAAACATTCAGGAGATATTCTCCGTTTGATATTGTCATGA
- the LOC107434835 gene encoding peroxidase 25 isoform X1: protein MEAITSWLFFLVCLMVVFPAKGQLETGFYSSSCPKAEAIIRSTVQSHFDKDPTIAAGLLRLHFHDCFVQGCDGSILISGSSAERNALPNLGLRGFEVIDDAKTQLEALCPGVVSCADILALAARDAVDLSDGPSWSVPTGRRDGRASLSSQASNLPSPLDSVAVQRQKFAAKGLDDRDLVTLVGAHSIGQTDCIFFRYRLFNFTATGNSDPTINPSFLPQLQALCPQNGDGSKRVALDKDSQSKFDVSFFKNVRDGNAVLESDQRLWGDAATHSIVEKYAGNIRGVFGLRFDFEFRKAMIKMSSIEVKTGSQGEIRKICSKFN, encoded by the exons ATGGAAGCAATTACAAGCTGGTTGTTTTTTCTTGTCTGTTTGATGGTGGTTTTTCCTGCAAAAGGCCAACTAGAAACTGGGTTTTATTCTTCTTCATGCCCAAAAGCTGAGGCCATAATCAGGTCCACCGTTCAATCCCACTTTGATAAAGATCCTACCATCGCAGCAGGCTTGCTCAGGCTTCATTTCCATGACTGCTTTGTTCAG GGCTGTGACGGTTCTATTCTGATTTCCGGCTCTTCTGCCGAGAGGAATGCTTTGCCCAACTTGGGATTAAGAGGGTTTGAAGTAATAGATGATGCAAAAACACAGCTAGAGGCCTTGTGCCCTGGTGTTGTTTCATGTGCTGATATTCTAGCTTTAGCAGCTCGTGATGCTGTGGACCTG AGTGATGGACCAAGTTGGTCAGTTCCCACTGGGAGAAGAGATGGCAGGGCTTCTTTGTCATCCCAAGCCTCAAATTTACCGTCTCCTCTTGATTCAGTCGCTGTGCAGAGGCAAAAATTTGCTGCTAAAGGTCTCGACGACCGTGATCTTGTAACGCTTGTTG GAGCACATTCAATTGGCCAAACGGACTGCATATTTTTCAGATACCGTCTATTCAATTTCACAGCAACTGGAAACTCCGATCCAACCATAAACCCATCATTCTTACCACAACTTCAAGCTCTTTGCCCTCAAAATGGAGATGGATCAAAAAGGGTTGCTCTGGATAAAGATAGCCAGAGCAAATTCGATGTGAGTTTCTTCAAGAATGTGAGGGATGGGAATGCAGTTCTTGAGTCGGACCAGAGACTGTGGGGTGATGCTGCAACTCATAGCATTGTGGAAAAATATGCTGGAAACATAAGGGGAGTATTTGGGCTTAGATTTGATTTCGAGTTTAGAAAAGCCATGATCAAAATGAGTAGCATTGAGGTGAAAACTGGTTCACAGGGTGAGATTAGAAAAATATGTTCGAAGTTTAACTAA
- the LOC107434835 gene encoding peroxidase 25 isoform X2 gives MEAITSWLFFLVCLMVVFPAKGQLETGFYSSSCPKAEAIIRSTVQSHFDKDPTIAAGLLRLHFHDCFVQGCDGSILISGSSAERNALPNLGLRGFEVIDDAKTQLEALCPGVVSCADILALAARDAVDLSDGPSWSVPTGRRDGRASLSSQASNLPSPLDSVAVQRQKFAAKGAHSIGQTDCIFFRYRLFNFTATGNSDPTINPSFLPQLQALCPQNGDGSKRVALDKDSQSKFDVSFFKNVRDGNAVLESDQRLWGDAATHSIVEKYAGNIRGVFGLRFDFEFRKAMIKMSSIEVKTGSQGEIRKICSKFN, from the exons ATGGAAGCAATTACAAGCTGGTTGTTTTTTCTTGTCTGTTTGATGGTGGTTTTTCCTGCAAAAGGCCAACTAGAAACTGGGTTTTATTCTTCTTCATGCCCAAAAGCTGAGGCCATAATCAGGTCCACCGTTCAATCCCACTTTGATAAAGATCCTACCATCGCAGCAGGCTTGCTCAGGCTTCATTTCCATGACTGCTTTGTTCAG GGCTGTGACGGTTCTATTCTGATTTCCGGCTCTTCTGCCGAGAGGAATGCTTTGCCCAACTTGGGATTAAGAGGGTTTGAAGTAATAGATGATGCAAAAACACAGCTAGAGGCCTTGTGCCCTGGTGTTGTTTCATGTGCTGATATTCTAGCTTTAGCAGCTCGTGATGCTGTGGACCTG AGTGATGGACCAAGTTGGTCAGTTCCCACTGGGAGAAGAGATGGCAGGGCTTCTTTGTCATCCCAAGCCTCAAATTTACCGTCTCCTCTTGATTCAGTCGCTGTGCAGAGGCAAAAATTTGCTGCTAAAG GAGCACATTCAATTGGCCAAACGGACTGCATATTTTTCAGATACCGTCTATTCAATTTCACAGCAACTGGAAACTCCGATCCAACCATAAACCCATCATTCTTACCACAACTTCAAGCTCTTTGCCCTCAAAATGGAGATGGATCAAAAAGGGTTGCTCTGGATAAAGATAGCCAGAGCAAATTCGATGTGAGTTTCTTCAAGAATGTGAGGGATGGGAATGCAGTTCTTGAGTCGGACCAGAGACTGTGGGGTGATGCTGCAACTCATAGCATTGTGGAAAAATATGCTGGAAACATAAGGGGAGTATTTGGGCTTAGATTTGATTTCGAGTTTAGAAAAGCCATGATCAAAATGAGTAGCATTGAGGTGAAAACTGGTTCACAGGGTGAGATTAGAAAAATATGTTCGAAGTTTAACTAA
- the LOC107434836 gene encoding SPX domain-containing protein 1, translated as MKFGKSLSNQIEETLPEWRDKFLSYKELKKRLKLIEPKSGGGGSDGGDRPTKRPRVVDASGDASETGDKEGMSEEEIDFIRLLEDELEKFNSFFVEKEEEYIIRLKELQDRVAKAKDYDEEMIKIRKEIVDFHGEMVLLENYSALNYTGLVKILKKYDKRTGALIRLPFIRKVLQQPFFTTDLLYKLVKECETMLDQLFPMNEQPPSTRATAADEGSYPTSSELAEIEHMESLYMKSTISALRVLKEIRSKSSTVSVFSLPPLQISGLEDAWKKVPVLEQVAK; from the exons atgaagttCGGGAAGAGCCTGAGCAATCAGATCGAGGAGACCCTGCCGGAATGGCGGGACAAGTTTTTGTCCTACAAGGAGCTGAAGAAGAGGCTGAAGCTTATTGAACCTAAGAGTGGCGGCGGCGGCAGCGACGGCGGCGATAGGCCAACGAAGCGTCCGAGGGTGGTTGACGCCTCCGGCGATGCTTCGGAAACAGGTGATAAAGAAGGTATGTCCGAAGAGGAGATCGATTTCATTCGGTTGTTGGAGGACGAGCTCGAGAAATTCAACTCCTTCTTCGTTGAAAAGGAGGAAGAATACATTATCAGATTGAAG GAATTGCAAGATAGGGTTGCAAAGGCGAAGGATTATGATGAAGAGATGATTAAGATACGAAAGGAAATTGTGGACTTCCATGGAGAGATGGTTCTTTTGGAGAATTACAGCGCCCTCAACTATActg GGCTAGTAAAAATACTGAAGAAGTATGACAAGAGAACCGGTGCTCTCATTCGCTTGCCCTTCATCAGGAAGGTCTTGCAACAGCCTTTCTTCACAACTGACTTGCTCTACAAGCTCGTGAAGGAGTGCGAGACGATGCTGGACCAGCTCTTCCCCATGAATGAACAGCCACCTTCTACCAGGGCAACTGCAGCGGATGAAGGGTCTTATCCTACATCTTCTGAACTTGCAGAGATTGAGCATATGGAGAGTCTATATATGAAGAGTACTATTTCTGCATTACGGGTTCTCAAGGAAATTCGGAGTAAAAGCTCAACTGTCAGTGTTTTCTCGTTGCCGCCTCTGCAAATAAGTGGGCTGGAGGATGCATGGAAAAAAGTCCCTGTTCTGGAACAAGTAGCAAAGTAG